CTACTGGAACAGCGGCAATCTTGCCGGTGGCCTTCACCGTGCTGCCTTCCTGAATGCCGTATCCCTCACCCATCAGCACCGCGCCGACGTTGTCGTCTTCGAGGTTCAGGGCGATGCCTTCGGTGCCGTCCTCAAATTCAATGAGTTCGCCGGCCATGGCTTGCTGCAGGCCGTAGACACGGGCGATGCCGTCGCCCACGGTCAGAACGGTGCCGACATTGCTGACGGAAACCGACTTGTCATAGTCCTCAATCTGCTTCTTGAGGATGGCGCTGATCTCGTCAGGACGGATGGAAACCATGGCGTGTGATCCCAGCTGGGAGTTGGGGAGGAAGGTGCGGTGGAGGAAAGAGTGAGGTCAGCTCGCCTTGGCGAGTGCCAGACCAAGGCGACGAACCTGGCCAGAAAGGCTGGCGTCGATCACCTGAGATCCGAGACTCACGACGAAACCGCCGATTAAGGACGGATCCACACTGAGGTCGATGTCGACCTTGTTGGTGCCGGCCATGGCCTGCACCTTTTTGGACAGTGCCGCCTGTTGATCCTCAGTGAGGCTTTGAGCAGAACGGACCTGGGCCAGCGTGATGCCCTGCTGTTCCCGATAAAGCTCGAGGTAGCGAAGCATCACCGCATCAAAAGCGATGAGTCGTTGGCGGTCAGCCAGCACCT
This window of the Synechococcus sp. MU1643 genome carries:
- the atpH gene encoding ATP synthase F1 subunit delta, encoding MPLLNSLATPYAEALLQVTEARGESETVADQCKQLLAIWNDSEDFRDAMVSPVLEPDAKKKALKALVGEDVTPSVLNLLKVLADRQRLIAFDAVMLRYLELYREQQGITLAQVRSAQSLTEDQQAALSKKVQAMAGTNKVDIDLSVDPSLIGGFVVSLGSQVIDASLSGQVRRLGLALAKAS